The Paenibacillus sp. G2S3 region ATGAAAAAGCTTATATTATCAAACACGAGCAAGTGCATATTCACAGGTACGATCACATCATAAAACCTCTCGGGTTTGCTGTTCTGTGTATACATTGGTTTAATCCAGTGGTGTGGCTTGCTTTTTATCTGATGAGTGATGATATGGAGAAGTCCTGTGATGAAAGCGTCATAAGACAGATGGGCAGCGGAATCAAAAAAGAATACTCGACCTCACTTTTGAACTTATCTACCGGAAAACGATTTATGAGCGGTTCACCACTTGCCTTTGGCGAGAGCAATACAAAAGGGCGAATTAAGAACATTTTAAATTACAAAAAACCTGCCTTTTGGGTTGTTCTAGTCGCAATTATTGTCGTGGGAGCGCTGTGTGTCGGACTCATAAGTAATCCGAAAAATGATCCATTAACCGTAAAGGATTATGCTCAGCAATTTATGGAGCAGAACATTACGAGCTATGAGAACAATTCAGATATTAAAGTGATTGACAGTAAAATTACTAAGCTTGAAAAAATAGCATCGTTCGACGATATGATTGCCACACCTTTGGAAATTTGGAGTTTAGAATATCGCTTAAAACCGGATGATCCAAATAAGCTGACGATGGCGGAAAATATGGTCGATGGATTTATTACCGAAGAAGGAAGCATGGGAAAGCCGATACTTATTTTTTCCATTATGAATTCAACACTACAGTATCTTGGCATCATCAGGAGTGGAGAAAATGATATGTCTACACCAGCCGGTCAAGAAATGGCAGTGCGTGTGTTTCTTGAAGCAAACCATCAGCTTCCGCATGAAACTTATAGTGGGAAGCACATTTTAGTGAAATTCCCCTTAACGACAGGCGAAACAAGCCAATTGTTGTTATCTCAGCCAGCTGTTCAAGGAAAGACAGGAATTTGGAGTGTAGAACGCTGGAAGGATTCGAATGGAAATGAATATTACAATACACCTCAAACCGATGTTACGATAGCTGAATATTATACCCGTCTGCAGACATTAGCTGATCAGGGGGAGGAACGAGCACTACTTGATCCATTACAGGTCGCCATAAATTATATAAGCAATGATATTGGAATGGGACAGCATATTAAGCTGGATCAGCTAGTGGTGAACTATAAGGCTACAGCTGATGATTATGCGATCACGCCCGAGAGTGCATTAATGGGCTATGTTTTAAATCTTAAGTTAGAGAGTAACTCCTTTGATTTTGATAACATTGAATGGCTAACGATGGAGGATTCTGCTCGTTTTAAGGGGTTAAATATTAATCCAGACGAGGATATGCCCAATGGATTTTATATTCTCAACAAATATACGTATACCGACCCGTTAGAGGTTACAGATCAGA contains the following coding sequences:
- a CDS encoding M56 family metallopeptidase: MDQLFEQLLNMSITGSYVIVFIIMARLFLRKVPKIFSYALWSVVLFRLLCPFSIESIFSFIPSEVQNSPLNKQFTQIPQIQNVINSSDIISTVPIPVPADPATSVSITPANSTDAWINIGQYIWLVGIALLLIYSIVATVQLSGNLRTATPLFENVYEHNGISTPFVFGLLKPRIYLPNGLSNHEKAYIIKHEQVHIHRYDHIIKPLGFAVLCIHWFNPVVWLAFYLMSDDMEKSCDESVIRQMGSGIKKEYSTSLLNLSTGKRFMSGSPLAFGESNTKGRIKNILNYKKPAFWVVLVAIIVVGALCVGLISNPKNDPLTVKDYAQQFMEQNITSYENNSDIKVIDSKITKLEKIASFDDMIATPLEIWSLEYRLKPDDPNKLTMAENMVDGFITEEGSMGKPILIFSIMNSTLQYLGIIRSGENDMSTPAGQEMAVRVFLEANHQLPHETYSGKHILVKFPLTTGETSQLLLSQPAVQGKTGIWSVERWKDSNGNEYYNTPQTDVTIAEYYTRLQTLADQGEERALLDPLQVAINYISNDIGMGQHIKLDQLVVNYKATADDYAITPESALMGYVLNLKLESNSFDFDNIEWLTMEDSARFKGLNINPDEDMPNGFYILNKYTYTDPLEVTDQTRYSIVDANMGALKEVSKQEFIEYFKQYTDIVPPCVITKKDGYVTSIAEKYMP